The nucleotide sequence CGTTTTAATTGAAGGTTCAAGTCTTTTCTTGTATCAAACAATTGTTCAGCAAACCTTTTCTCATGAAAGGAGAAATCTTGAAATCCATGACTGGGGCGGTGGAATAGTTGGCCATCTTGTCCTTTTTCATGTTATCAAACTGCACTGAACTTGAGAGTCTTTCTACCTCTTCAGCTGAAGGAGATAAGCCAAGGAAAGAGCAAAGTTTCTCTATTTCATGTCCAGtgttctggtttaaaaaaaacagactcagATATTGTCTTTGCTATGAAAGGAGAGTTTAAGAAACGTTCTGATCCAAAACATCTCAACAAAAGCCCCTTACCTCAACCAAATCCTCAAAGAACATGTAGTGGAGATTGGAATAAGACTCTTTCTTCTTCCACCAGTTGTTCACATGGTCGTACCAAGAGCCAAACACCACTGAGGAAATCAACTAGTGTGACTACAATTATGTTCAAAAATGCTGAAGGTTACGTCAATCCCAATTCAAACATACTTTTTCCGTCCAAAAATCTTTGGAAGAAGGAGCTCCACTCCCCAGGATCTGGTTCAACCTTGTTCATGCGATCAAAGTGGAAAAAGGACACCATGTTGTCCTTTGCATTGCGAGCCATGTACACaatctgcaaaataaaaacaagacccCAACATTTTCGGAATAAAAGCTTCTGgataaaaatgtattgtgtTTAATCGCTCTCGACACAGGATTTCAGCTTCTTATGACCATGCACTCACATACAGGCTATATAGGTGGAAGGTGCTTTACCCGACAATTTTGCTCCCAGAAAGATTTTGGAACAAACTGGACTGGAAGATGAGTTTTTATGAGCCTTGGGGATGTGGTGAGATTATCTACCAGGTCTTTGCCTGTATgtacaacacaaagaaaacaagtaaacaatcctaacaattatttaaaaagaaatgatttgaAAGTATGAGACAAATGATCTTTAGAAactcaaaataatacaaaacaaGAATTTTACAAGTTtatactaatttaaaaaaagaaagaaaaaatacaaaataggaTGTGGATAATATGAACAGGATCAAGTCATTAAAACCTTTATAGTGACTGAAGAGACCCATAGACCGGTTAAGTTAGGTTGCAAAGCCTACCAACACTGTTAGCTCAGTGTGTGTTCTTACTTGGTTTAATGTTCCATCAGCAAATAGTTATGATATAATATATTAAAGCCCTACTCTGAATATCTTTAAATCTATTATAAAAGCTCTCCagcatcttttaattatgattatgccattttaggcaaaataaaaaaacaactgtgtcattttctgagacatagtttctgtggagCGGCAGTAATTCTTCAGAAATTTGACTCCActgggtggaactgttggcgtggagtaagcccgaCTTTACATTTTCTACTGATAGCTCACAGCCCCACAACCCCATCCCAACATGaccgttgcaacaaaaatgcaaattggAGCTATACAgtcttgagccagatgccagctcgaacaaggaaaacaaagacgtacgagGATCTAGTAGTCTGCAACTAAATATGTCgcaatggagctgagcagggagcttgtggcacgCTGCTTGTGGCACCTACttcactgctacaggctttttcacagcattttttagtctgctcctgattcacaatgatttcagtaaaaaattacccagaaagcttaattttctttatctttgtcCTCCAATATCAGGAACACATTACAAGCACCTAAAACATAATTTATAGAGGAGTAGGCCTTTAAGTTTTTTGACTTTACGTCAGAAAGTTCCTAAATTTAGACTAGAATGTGGTGTTATTTGACATTCAAAGGTTCCAGTTTTGCTTGATTTTTCTACCTGAAAACAAACCCGGGATGCAGATTTCCAGAAAAGGCACTCTTTCATAGATTGGGATGGTGGTCAGACGATCCTCAAGTGACTCACGAAAGTAGAGCAAATCAAGAATGTATGAGACCCATGTAGTCCCTAGAGCCAGAGAAGGATGTGAATTACATCTCTTCTGTACACCTGTAAATATTTACTTAAAATATCCAGAACACTAACCTGCCTTTGGATATGTTGCAATGAGTATGTCATCGGGTCTTGCCTGAAAATTCTGATAGTTCTCCCAGTTGTCTGTAAAACAAGGAATCATTGAGACTCCATGGAAGTCAAACAGCTTTGACCGAGGAGGTAAATCCATCtaccaaaaacatgaaagagaaaaagaaatcaaaacaaaataaacctaACTGCAAGATTTGGCTGACATACAAGTAAATAGCAATCAAAAGCACTCAGTTCTGACCTTTAAAATCATTAAGACCTGGGCagattttttaagtaaatttatCTAAATAAAAGTCTAAATTTCCTTTGCCTGAATTCAAAGAGGAAGTCAAAGGCCTCTTTCAAGAGGCAACGCCATTACTCAAAGAGTAAATGGGGAAACTGCCAACTCCATCTGTTTGCAAGAGTTATTGAAAGCTTGCAGCAAGTTCTTGCATACATAAGATGTCATCTCAACccagcattattttttttaatgctaaaatACATTGAAAACCAAACTTTGAAACTGAAGAagaaagctgtttcttatttttgtgaCATTCCAACATACCTTCTCGAGATTGAGAGAcattctgctgctttttgttcCTCTGGCTtctcttcctgttatgtttccAAAATCCCCTCCTCTCTTCTTGTTGCGTAACTTTATTGTCAGCATAGGTTCCGTCCCAGGTGTCCAATTCCAGCCCTCATAGGCCACTCTAAATATTTCCTGTGTTATCAGGTCACAGAATAGGAGGAACTTTATATGCATTTTTGAATgcaaaactctttgaatgagaaggtgtgtcaaaacttttggtctgtactatatTTGAAAGGCGGCTCTTAACAGGCTCTAAATCAGATTTTCAGGTTCAGCCAGATTCAATGACCCCACTTTGAAAGGGTGACCCAAAGGGACAGGACTTTCACATCCATTTTATTCTCTGACACATAAAACTAGCATAGTAGCAGCTGCAGTTAGTGGAAAATCTCAACTCTAGTCAAGATGCTCCGCAAAGATAGTGAATAAATGTATGATTTGTTTCCTTTCAGAtccaaccaaaacacaaaagcagaagaaCGCTGGTTGCGATTGCAAACAGCTAACCTAACTGCTATAAAAGGCAACATTCAGCTGTGTTTGTGAATGCAGTATCGGGAGGCTTTCATGAGTTATGGCTGCAAAAGAGTCCTCAACACATTTCTTGTGTCAAATCTATTACTACAGACTCCCACCCACCTTTTAAAACCTCACAGTTGTTTTCCAGTGGATCTGGTTTGAGTCTGAATGTCCAAAATACAGCATCACATGTCCTAacctaaagctttttttctttctaaatgtaaatgcaaacaaatacTCTTCTTATGATAAAAAGTCATTCTTGTTAGCTGGATTTGTGTTAAGGAAGATAATCTTTTCAGAGTATTTTGGCTTATGTGTGACACACTAAGTCACTAAATGTGTATTACACTATAGGCATGTGTGTGTCCCCATTTATATTTGGCTCATTTACAGTTGCTcacattcaaaaacaaattagAGCAACTATTTTTGTGAGGCAGTCGACAGGGCATCTGTGCGAGGATGACACTCGACCCTTTATTACTCCAGACTCTGAAGGGCGTGAGGGAAATCCGGGAGGTCAGTGGGTTCCCGGAGTTACCTGGAAGTCAGTCGACACGACGATTCTATCAGTGCCAGCAGTGAAATTATTGACCTCTGAAAACAAAGCGTGGACTGCAGTGACTATGAATGCAAATCAAACACGCTTACTTATTTAACACGGCTTTTCTACATCGAAACTCCTTTAAACACTGGGTTGTTAGGAAAAGTCCTAAGATTCTTTTCCAAAGAAGAAGTATATAAggttaaacaaaacttttaagTCTTAACCTTAAGTACACTGGGACCAACACAAATAATACATTTGGAAGTCTCATTAACACATGACTTGTGTTAACACAATTATGTGTTGAAGTCACTTGAacttttgtaaacaaaaactaCGACCAAGTTTCGCAAACCTTTGCGCAAGAAAGGAGAAATCTTAAAATCCAGGACTGCATCAGCTGAATCATTGGCCATcttgttgttttacatgttGTCAAATGGAGCTTTTTCCATGACTTGTTTCTTTGACTATGAGGAGGGAGAAAGTCCCAGGAAGGAGCGAGTCCTGTTCCTGCACAGCTCTTCTAATAAAGATTTTTGTCTCATgcgaataaaatgtaaaaaatacactcAGACACTTAACTCAAGCTGATAAAATTGcaacaacaaatatttaattctttaaaagtataaaatcaTTTATATCCGGTTTAAAAGGTATATGACATGTCTTGacgaaaacaaaactaaaagccttgtctgacattttgacaaaagcagTAACTATTACtagaaattaaaacatttcatttatcaCATTAAATTATAGTAAACCTTTTAATATAGAAACCCGAGTCACTGCAGGACTAGACACATCTTGGAACACACAGTGAGTTTGTCAGACTTCTGTGCGGAACTTCAACGTGGGATCCGTCGTCTTTTTCTTGTAATCTTCATCGAATGCTTCATTCTGAGCCACAGTGAAGTGGTTCTTCCAGTCACCAACCTTTCCTGCAGAGTAATAGACAACCAGCACAGTCGGTTTAGTGAATATGGGCAGTCAAAGAAATGTGATTCTTTAATTCTTGTACATCAGACCTTTTCTCATAAAAGGGGAAATCTTCTGATCCATAACTGGGAGAGTGGAATAGTTGGCCATCTTGTCCTTTTTCATGTTATCAAACTGCACTGAACTTGAGAGTGTTTCTACCTCCTCAGTTGAAGGAGATAAACCAAGAAAGGAGCAAAGTTTGGCTATTTCACCTTCAGTAtcctaaaaaatataaaatacagacAATAAAAAAACGATTCACATGTTATCCTTGCACTAATTTAAACCAGCTGAAGAGTTTCAGAGATGTCTTAGTAACAAAAAAGCTAATTATGAAGTCATTACCTCAACCAGATCTTCAAAGAACATGTAGTGGAGATTGGAATAAGTCTCTTTCTTCTTCCACCAGCCGTTCACATGGTCGTGCCAAGAGCCAAACACCACTGAGGACACCCATTAATAAGAGTTAGTCAGGGTTGAACGTGCTTATATATCCATAGCTTTGTTACATTTCCTTCTTACTTTTTCCCTCTAGGAATCTTTGGAAGAAGGAGCTCCACTCCCCAGACTCGGGTTGAATATTGTTCATGCGATCAAAGTGGAAAAAGGACACCATGTTGTCCTTTGCATTGCGAGCCACGTAAACAATCTGCAAAGACATAATACCAGAAACAACCACTGTCCTCAAATAGAAATGTCTCTTTACACATCGACACCTTCTCAAAATAATTGCCTAAGtcgttttttcagatttttcagGAAacgcaaaaaactaaaaagtttgTTGAATATATGATAGTTACTcacaattttaatcaaaatagcTATGTCCACAGATGCTTGTTGACATACAGACAACAAAGTTGCCCAAACATGGGAGAATTACAtgacttaaggcccgtacacaccgggatgaatattccccagccgttattcgccagcgtttttcaacacgtcttttgtgttcacacatgggcgattttcgctgacgatgagccgagcgaacatgccaTTTCATTTCCTGACGTTAGATGgcacttaatgtaaaacagaaatactcctgcaCACAaagtggcgctgcgcaactttacgcttattaaactcgcttttcactcagaagaagagagcaagtatttacgcNNNNNNNNNNNNNNNNNNNNNNNNNNNNNNNNNNNNNNNNNNNNNNNNNNNNNNNNNNNNNNNNNNNNNNNNNNNNNNNNNNNNNNNNNNNNNNNNNNNNNNNNNNNNNNNNNNNNNNNNNNNNNNNNNNNNNNNNNNNNNNNNNNNNNNNNNNNNNNNNNNNNNNNNNNNNNNNNNNNNNNNNNNNNNNNNNNNNNNNNNNNNNNNNNNNNNNNNNNNNNNNNNNNNNNNNNNNNNNNNNNNNNNNNNNNNNNNNNNNNNNNNNNNNNNNNNNNNNNNNNNNNNNNNNNNNNNNNNNNNNNNNNNNNNNNNNNNNNNNNNNNNNNNNNNNNNNNNNNNNNNNNNNNNNNNNNNNNNNNNNNNNNNNNNNNNNNNNNNNNNNNNN is from Oryzias latipes chromosome 7, ASM223467v1 and encodes:
- the LOC100125514 gene encoding cytosolic sulfotransferase 1 isoform X1, which translates into the protein MLTIKLRNKKRGGDFGNITGREARGTKSSRMSLNLEKMDLPPRSKLFDFHGVSMIPCFTDNWENYQNFQARPDDILIATYPKAGTTWVSYILDLLYFRESLEDRLTTIPIYERVPFLEICIPGLFSGKDLVDNLTTSPRLIKTHLPVQFVPKSFWEQNCRIVYMARNAKDNMVSFFHFDRMNKVEPDPGEWSSFFQRFLDGKMVFGSWYDHVNNWWKKKESYSNLHYMFFEDLVENTGHEIEKLCSFLGLSPSAEEVERLSSSVQFDNMKKDKMANYSTAPVMDFKISPFMRKGKVGDWKNHFTVAQNEAFDEDYKKKMTDPTLQFRTEV
- the LOC100125514 gene encoding cytosolic sulfotransferase 1 isoform X2, translated to MLTIKLRNKKRGGDFGNITGREARGTKSSRMSLNLEKMDLPPRSKLFDFHGVSMIPCFTDNWENYQNFQARPDDILIATYPKAGTTWVSYILDLLYFRESLEDRLTTIPIYERVPFLEICIPGLFSGKDLVDNLTTSPRLIKTHLPVQFVPKSFWEQNCRIVYMARNAKDNMVSFFHFDRMNKVEPDPGEWSSFFQRFLDGKTEEVERLSSSVQFDNMKKDKMANYSTAPVMDFKISPFMRKGKVGDWKNHFTVAQNEAFDEDYKKKMTDPTLQFRTEV
- the LOC101170268 gene encoding LOW QUALITY PROTEIN: cytosolic sulfotransferase 2 (The sequence of the model RefSeq protein was modified relative to this genomic sequence to represent the inferred CDS: substituted 1 base at 1 genomic stop codon), coding for MMKIKLRNKKRGGDYGNATGREARGTKSSRMSLNLEKMDLPPRPELFDFHGVSMIPCFTDNWENYQNFQARPDDILIATYPKAGTTWVSYILDLLYFRESLEDRLTTIPIYERVPFLEICIPGLFSGRKIRLNQNLXIRCRCVKRHFYLRTVVVSGIMSLQIVYVARNAKDNMVSFFHFDRMNNIQPESGEWSSFFQRFLEGKMVFGSWHDHVNGWWKKKETYSNLHYMFFEDLVEDTEGEIAKLCSFLGLSPSTEEVETLSSSVQFDNMKKDKMANYSTLPVMDQKISPFMRKGKVGDWKNHFTVAQNEAFDEDYKKKTTDPTLKFRTEV